CTATATATTCAAAATAACTCAGGTTAAGATGATTTGTACTTTTGTATTATTGTATATGTTCcttgatcctttttttttttctgggtaaGGGCATTAAAACAAATGCTTATTCTTCCTATCACTATTCTTTATTTACTTTGTCAAAGGCCTAACAAAATCTAAACATGTTTTGCTATTTCGATCTGCAGCTTATTATTATTGCATGTATCACGATGACTGTATTTTTACGGACTCGCATGGATGTTGATATTACTCACGCAAATTACTATATGGGTGCCCTGTTTTATGCTCTTATCATCTTTGTTGTTGATGGGATCCCTGAGTTGTCCATGACTATTCAAAGGCTTGAAGTATTCTACAAACAGAAAGCAATGTGTTTCTACCCAGCTTGGGCTTATGCCATTCCAGCAAGTGTTCTAAAGATTCCTATTTCATTTGTGGAATCTCTAGTTTGGacatctcttatatattatgttattGGCTATACTCCTGAGGCCCAAAGGTGAGTTTGACatgaaaatatgtatatatttttttgttcatttccgCCCAGTTTGGTCCATCAATTTGCAAATTAATGTCCAGAACTTTTCATAGACTAGAGCCTCCATATATCATCTTTTCCTCAAGCGGTCctccttttcctttattttattttatttttgtttgaaaaaccttTTATACAAGCCAAGATTTACTTTATCTATGTTATCTAACAAAGACAAATgaaaaatcataaaagaaaatatgcagTTAAGAAAAGTTTTTGACGTATAGACATAGGCTATGGGCTGAATCACGTTAATTCTCTGTCTCTTTTTATTTTGCTCATCTAATTCCTATATTATGTGTTCTTACAGTAACTCTCCATTCGAACTGCCAATCTGCTGAGAAACATTATATAATGTTCATAGATTGGGACATACTGAAATTATATGCACAAAAAGTAATTCAGAGAACATGATGGATGATGACATATTTATtgattaaaggaaaaagaaaattgaaataatggATAAGAACATTACATAAAGTTTATGAATGGGGACTTAGTGACAATacattcataaaaaataatgcaGAATGACATTATCAGTGATGACAGAAAGGTTGGAGGACCAATCTTGTGGTCTGAAatcctttttgttttctaaaatggAAATTCTTTTAGTGCATGCTTGAAATTCTGAACAATGTTGCTAATGGGCTTTGTGATGGGCTTGTAATTGAGTTCCAGAAAGGGACAGGTAGATTGTGATCTTTTGTAATGAATTAACGTGTAAAGGATGAATTTGGTTTAagagaatgaaaatgaaaagaaagaattagaAGAGGCTAAATTCAAGGTTTAACTGGCCTcctgaaattggaaaaaaaaaaaaaactgaaattcctcccttatttatttttaaattggatatttaTACAGTTTTGGACTAAAAAACTTGAATTCACCGTCTTTACTTCTTTATTAGCTTTGGCAGCAAAGAAAATTACTGCCCTATTTGTAATTAGAGTTTCttataattacttataaagtcTAATTTTATCtagtaaaaaattaatgtgggacttagcagtAGAAAATATTGGAGAGGCAAGTGTGCTGTCTGAGTTGTTTTTACTTTGTATGCTAACGAGGGGCTGATATGACAGCATGTTGTTGATGTGATGAGTGGAGCTGATATGGCAAGtataatcttattattttgtatatgtgGCACAATTTTGTGAGTAGTGCAGTGATGTCACTATTTGTACATGTGACAAAATGGTTAGTATGGTTGATGGAACATAAACAAAGGTAgtaaatcaaaaaatatataaaattcaaagaACATAATTGATACTTATGATAACTCAGCATCTATTATTTTGGCTCATTTAAGGCTCATAGTTAACTCggtcaaaaaaatttcaatgtccAAATCCTAATCACAGTAATTGATGCCGATGTTCAAGTCCCAGTCATAGACCAATACCATAAATTAAGATAACTAAATCCCTTAATTTACTATAACTAAATAATCTTAACtccttaatttaaaataatcaaataagaaaaaaattctatccttatcaaaTGCCAAGTATTTTTGTCGATTATCTCCTTTTTCTTGGgagtaataatttaatattacctaaaaatacaattttttactatGTTGCTTATATGATAAAGTGGCcctcattttaatttattttttaaaaaaaaaaaattaaaaaataataaaaaaccatCTTATCGTATAgtcaaaatgataaaaagttatatatttgaATTATGATCTATCACTACTCTTTTCGGAGGAGCCAAAATCCTATTGTATGACATAATCAGTGACGACTGACAAAATCTACTATGTGACTTCCAAAGGCACGAGccctatcaacaaaaaaaaaaatgcgtaaTGACATAATCAATGATGAAAGAAAGTTTAGATTCGAGTGTCGTTCCACTATTTacgttctatatatataattatatatatatagcgtgtgtgtgtgcaaagCCAGGAAATCTTGAGAAGAGAAACTACACCTGAAAGATGGCAGAAGGCAACGAAGTCCAAATTCCAAGAGTGAAACTGGGCAATCAAGGCCTTGAGGTAAATCCCCGTTGTCATTACTTGAGTTCCACTTCAATTTTTTACAGGAAAATTCCACGTGTATCTGTTCAAGTCGCATTTCTTCGAAAACCCTTCTACATAATTTGATCTACTTTTGAGTTTTTATGGTATCAATTTATACTCTGATAACGGAATTGTGTTTCTTTCCTTGAGTTCTATGGAAGTTCATGTGTTGTCAAACTAATATTTGCTCTAGTTCCAACtgcaaaataaattgaaatttctaGGAAAGCTTGTGCATTTCAAGTAGATAGATATTATGTCAATTTTCCTTCCAATTCATTTTTTGTTAACTTTATGTTGttcatttctttgtaattctAAACCCTTCTTTTTCGTAGGTCTCAAAGTTGGGATTTGGATGTATGGGCCTGACAGGAGCCTACAATTCTCCTCTCTCTGAAGAGGATGGAATCTCAATAATAAAGCACGCTTTCAGTAAGGGAATCACTTTCTTTGATACATCTGATGTTTATGGACCCCATACTAATGAAATTCTGCTTGGAAAGGTACTCATcatcaatttttagttttactAGCTCGATCAAGAAGTTGGATTGTTTTGTCGATTGTCGCTAATGTAGAAATATCTTCTGGATAGTATTTTCTATTCGTTCTGTTGTTAATGAACTGATTAATAACTGATCACATTCACCATGCTAAGACTTTGTGATATTAACTGGAACAAGTTTATATCTTTCAGGCCTTGAAGCAAttgccaagagagaaaattcaaGTAGCCACCAAATTTGGCATACAAATAGTGGGATTTCCTCAAATGACAGTGAACGGTAGCCCTGACTATGTTCGCTCATGCTGTGAGGCTAGCTTGAAGCGTCTTGATGTGGAATACATTGATCTGTATTATCAGCATAGGATTGACACGAATGTACCTATAGAAGAAACTGTAAGtgattctctttctctttcaacTAGATGCTTGGAATTCTTTTCTGTTTGTAATTAAAATGATCAAATTATCTGCAAATAAGTTTTATCATTGTGGAGATAGTGGGATCTTAATGGAAAAACTGATTAAGTACATCTTATTGACATGTAGATAGGCGAACTTAAGAAACTGGTAGAAGAGGGAAAAGTCAGGTATATTGGTCTATCTGAAGCCAGCCCAGACACAATAAGGAGGGCACATGCTGTGCATCCCATCACAGCTGTACAAATGGAGTGGTCTCTCTGGACTCGTGATATCGAGGAAGAGATAATTCCACTTTGCAGGTTTGTTCAATTTACACTTTGCTTTTATGtcaattttgattttgtgtGGCTTTTTGACATCTCATCTGGAAGTATGAGAATGGTATCTTGATACCCTTGTGCATTCAGGGAACTTGGCATTGGAATAGTTCCATACAGTCCTCTTGGTCGTGGTTTTTTTGCCGGCAAAGGAATCGTGGAAAGCTTGGCTGCAAACAGTAGCTTGGTATATGTTTCACCAACATTTTTCCCATTCATTTGTTGACTTTCAATGAATAATGATTGCCTGTGTAATTCTTTAGGCaactatatatttttctttcagcAGTGCATTACTAATCAGGGTTAATTTGAATtgaaaattcaaacaattaaaCATGTCCATGCAACTTCCTTTAAAATAAAAGTACATCCTCACATATGCTATTTAGTGTTTGTCTTAAGAGAATCTTccctcaaaatattttcatgtaaatgCATCaagttttttctaatttttgagtaattggaatttttctttttattggaaaAGGTCTGTTCTTAATTTTAAGAACCATCTGATTGAGAACTAGAGGATTTCAAGATTCTTGCCTTTGCCCATAATGATATTAATAGTAACAACTTAACTAACAGATAGCTCTTTTATCTATAAGGCCATGCATCCTCGGTTCCAGGGAGACAATTTGGAGAAGAACAAGACCGTTTATACCCGAATAGAAAGCCTTGCTAGAAGGCACCAATGTACTCCTGCTCAGCTGGCACTAGCATGGGTACTTGAACAAGGGGATGATGTTGTACCTATACCTGGTAAGTGACTTTCACCTTTTTAGCcatgattaatttaaataaattagtgaAATGTGCTAACATATAAGTTTTCGTCATAAGTCCTGAAGTTCTATTCAATGTTATTAAATACTATTTCTTCTCCAAGTGTCCAgtgctttttcctttttaggctGGAAAATGTAGGATAAGATTTTAGAGGACATAAAGTTGACATTAGAAGCCAAGCAAAAATATCAGAATTATCCCAATCCATGTGCCAAAAGAATTTCCTGCCTGAAGACTCCAAGTTCAGTATATATTACATGAAACTCAAAAGAACTCaagaaattttagtttatggTGTTAGGTTGCAGTCATATCTAAGATTTGATTATGGATTGGAATTTGTGATCAGTGTCGTAAAAGCATCATTGGCCACGAGCTTGTGGATAAATTTGTAAATGAGTGGGAGGTTGGTTTTCAGAAATAGTAAATAATGAGTTAACCACATGCATCTTATTTTGAAGAGTGACAATAGCACTTGTTCTCTAGTTTAAAGAGATCACATTAGCGAATCTGCTGAAGCTCATTAGCAATTCTGCTAAATATATGAAGATCTGTGTTCAGGAAAACGTAATGGAATTGATCAAGGCTTAGTTGAATTGAAATGAGCTGAGTTGAGTTGTTCTAGAAATCGTAACGgcatttgatttcattttcattgGGAGGTCTAACTGCTGTTATGAGTACATAGAAATAGTAAATAATGAGTTAACCACATGCATCTTATTTTGAAGAG
Above is a genomic segment from Alnus glutinosa chromosome 12, dhAlnGlut1.1, whole genome shotgun sequence containing:
- the LOC133851613 gene encoding probable aldo-keto reductase 1 encodes the protein MAEGNEVQIPRVKLGNQGLEVSKLGFGCMGLTGAYNSPLSEEDGISIIKHAFSKGITFFDTSDVYGPHTNEILLGKALKQLPREKIQVATKFGIQIVGFPQMTVNGSPDYVRSCCEASLKRLDVEYIDLYYQHRIDTNVPIEETIGELKKLVEEGKVRYIGLSEASPDTIRRAHAVHPITAVQMEWSLWTRDIEEEIIPLCRELGIGIVPYSPLGRGFFAGKGIVESLAANSSLAMHPRFQGDNLEKNKTVYTRIESLARRHQCTPAQLALAWVLEQGDDVVPIPGTTKIKNLDDNIGSLKMKLTEANLKEISDAVPIEEVAGSRSYQNMDHFQWKFANTPPKN